In Fibrobacter sp. UWP2, the sequence ATTCCCATTAAAACAAATCGATCCTCATCGTCAGAGTGTTTCTCGTCAGCAAGCAAGAGAGCGTTTTCGTCATAGAATACAGTCTGAGCCTCTTCAAATGTCACCTTGTGTTTGGCAAAATTCTTCTTGGCTTTATCCTCATCCCACTCAAAAATCATATATATATTATATATATTAGAACAATAATTGTCAATAGGTTGCACAATTTTTTCCCGTTCAGAAAGCGCAACTTGCATAATTACAGATTTTGTTTTTATTTTCCGATTCATTAGTGCATTTTATCTTTTTCAACGGATGGACCTCCGCCTGGCGGAATAGGGGGACGTCCCTACCCTTACATATAAACGGATTTACCGACATTTTTGAGCCATTTCCCACCGTAAAAAGATCTTTGCAATTTTTCAACAATACACCCTTAACGCTCCGCCAACCACTTTTTCCACCTACCCTCACCAAAAATGTGATTAAAATCCCCTTTTTGCGACAAAAAAGCGCATTTTTGCATTTTCGTGACACTTCCCGCGTTGTTTTTTGATATTTTACATTCCATAAGGACCAGAATGGTCCCGCCGAAATTAGGAGTATCCATGCGCTTTGCTAAACGTGTTCTGACCCTTTTGACTGTCGCTTCTACGATAACCTTCGCACAGCTGGCCCCCGAACCGCAGGTGGCCGACATCCCGCTGATGATGGATTCAACCACCAACCAGCCCATGAAGATGGACTTCTCCGTGCCGCTTACAGGCATCAGCGACCCGGGCATCCTGTTCAGCCACTTCAGCAAGCGGCCGCTGCTCATCTACTACTTCAGCCCCAAGTGCCCGCACTGCCAGCGCCACATGCCCGAAATCCAGGACCTGATGAAGGAATACGAGAAGGACGGCCTGACGGGCATCGCTATCGGACTTGGCGGCGGCATCAAGAAGAACGACATCCGCATGTTCATCGACCAGTTCCACGTGGTGATCCCGGTATTCCAGGACGCGAACGGCAAGTTCGGCCCAGCCTACGGCACCGGCTACATCCCGGTCGTCTACCTTGTACAGAAAGACGGGACGTTCTACCGCTACGAGACGCTCAACGAGGCTAACATGAACCATCTCCGCGCCACGCTGAACAAGATGCTGAAGAAATAAGGCACAAGTTCGCCGCCGTGAGTACGAAAAGGGCCCCCAGAAGGGGGCCCTTTTCGTACTCACGGCGGGAGTCGAACCCACGACCCGCTGCTTAGAAGGCAGCTGCTCTATCCAACTGAGCTACGCGAGCGTGTCCGCCCAATATAGAAAAATAACCCAATTCCTTCAATGGACGACAGGGACCGTTGCCACGTCCCATAAATTTATCTATATTTATGCATGTATTAGAATATTTGCATAAACCACGACAGCTGGTTCGACCTGCAGAAAATGTTTAAGACCCAAGAGGCTATATGAAGATTATCGATATCCTGAAGCAAGACAAGATGAGTCTTTCTTTCGAAGTGTTCCCCCCTAAAAAAGAAACGAGCTTCGAAAACGTGAAGGCTGCCACCGAAGCCATCGCGGCGCTTGGCCCCGCATTCATGAGCGTCACCTACGGCGCGGGCGGCGGCGTGAGCCACTTTACCCTCGATATCGCTAAAAACCTCAAGGAAAAGTTCAATATCCCGATGCTTGCGCACCTCACCTGCGTCTCGAGCAGCAAGGAGACGGTGCACCAGCGCATCGAAGACATGAAGGCGGCGGGCATCAAGAACGTGATGGCACTCCGCGGCGACCTCACCCCGGAACTCATCGAGAAGGGGCGCGACAACTGCGATTACCACTATGCCGTGGAACTCATCCGCGAGCTCAAGGCTGCCGACGCGGACTTCTGCATCGGCGCGGCCTGCTACCCCGAAAAGCACCCCGAGAGCGCGAACCAGGCCGAAGACATCAAGCACCTCAAGGAAAAGGTCGACGCAGGCGCGGATTTTCTCACCACGCAGATGGTGTTCGACAACAACCTGTTCTTCAGCTTCCTCTACAAGCTGCGCGATGCGGGCGTGAACTGCCCCGTGCTCCCCGGCATCATGCCCATCACGAACGCGAACCAGGTGGAACGCGCCATCAAGCTTTCGGGCTCGTTCATGCCGCAGCGCTTCAAGTCACTTGTGGACAAGTTCGGGAGCGATCCCGAGGCCATGAAGCAGGCGGGCATCATCTACGCGAGCGACCAGATTATCGACCTTTACGCGAACGGCATCACGAACGTGCACGTGTACTCTATGAACAAACCCGACGTGGCCGAGGGAATCCTCCGGAATGTCTCTGCCATTCTGGGCAAGAATTTCGCCTGTTAAGCTTGACATTCCTCACAGTTCAAAAAAACGGCCCCACGGGGCCGTTTTTTATTATATATTCTTATAAAAGTCCGGCACGACCAATGGCTGG encodes:
- a CDS encoding BrnT family toxin codes for the protein MQVALSEREKIVQPIDNYCSNIYNIYMIFEWDEDKAKKNFAKHKVTFEEAQTVFYDENALLLADEKHSDDEDRFVLMGMSSMMNTLLVCFCERGSETDEIIRIISSRKANKKETEQYWKKRRPL
- the metF gene encoding methylenetetrahydrofolate reductase [NAD(P)H], with translation MKIIDILKQDKMSLSFEVFPPKKETSFENVKAATEAIAALGPAFMSVTYGAGGGVSHFTLDIAKNLKEKFNIPMLAHLTCVSSSKETVHQRIEDMKAAGIKNVMALRGDLTPELIEKGRDNCDYHYAVELIRELKAADADFCIGAACYPEKHPESANQAEDIKHLKEKVDAGADFLTTQMVFDNNLFFSFLYKLRDAGVNCPVLPGIMPITNANQVERAIKLSGSFMPQRFKSLVDKFGSDPEAMKQAGIIYASDQIIDLYANGITNVHVYSMNKPDVAEGILRNVSAILGKNFAC
- a CDS encoding TlpA disulfide reductase family protein, which encodes MRFAKRVLTLLTVASTITFAQLAPEPQVADIPLMMDSTTNQPMKMDFSVPLTGISDPGILFSHFSKRPLLIYYFSPKCPHCQRHMPEIQDLMKEYEKDGLTGIAIGLGGGIKKNDIRMFIDQFHVVIPVFQDANGKFGPAYGTGYIPVVYLVQKDGTFYRYETLNEANMNHLRATLNKMLKK